In Primulina huaijiensis isolate GDHJ02 chromosome 16, ASM1229523v2, whole genome shotgun sequence, a single genomic region encodes these proteins:
- the LOC140961144 gene encoding L-arabinokinase-like isoform X1 translates to MVAEESRKHPLVFAYYVTGHGFGHATRVVEVARHLILAGHDVHVVTGVPEYVFTSEIESPRLFLRKVLLDCGAVQADALTVDRLASLEKYSETAVAPRDDILMTEVEWLKSIKADLVVSDVVPVACRAAADAGIRSVCATNFSWDFIYAEYVMAAGYHHRSIVWQIAEDYSHCEFLIRLPGYCPMPAFHDAIDVPLVVRRLHKSREEVRKELGIMEDVKVVILNFGGQPAGWTLKEEYVPHGWLCLVCGASDTEVLPPNFIKLAKDTYTPDVIAASDCMLGKIGYGTVSESLAFKIPFVFVRRDYFNEEPFLRNMLEFYQAGVEMIRRDLLTGHWSPYLERAISLKPCYEGGVNGGEVAANILQDTASGKNYTSNKLSGARRLQDAIVLGYQLQRVPGRDLSIPDWYANAENELGLRTGSPTAEIDEDNFIMPSCLEDFEILHGDFLGLSDTVSFLKSLSELDVVHDSGKGTEKRQIRDRKAAAGLFHWEEDIFVARAPGRLDVMGGIADYSGSLVLQMPIREACHVAVQKIHPAKQRLWKHAQARQDAKGQGPTPVLQIVSYGSELSNRGPTFDMDLSDFTDGEQPMSYERARSYFSRDPSQRWAAYIAGTILVLMKEFGLHFENSISMLVSSAVPEGKGVSSSAAVEVATMSAVAAAHGLNINPRDLALLCQKVENHVVGAPCGVMDQMTSACGEANKLLAMVCQPAEVLGLVDIPSHVRFWGIDSGIRHSVGGADYGSVRIGAFMGRKIIKSVASEVLSQSLTDGTTSVDLEEDGIELLETEASLEYLCNLSPHRYEALYIKQLPETLLGETFLKKYNDHNDSVTVIDQKRDYGLRAATKHPIYENFRVKAFKALLTSATSGDQLTALGELMYQCHYSYSACGLGSNGTDRLVQLVQEMQHSKKSRAVEGTLYGAKITGGGSGGTICVVGKNSLRSGEQILQIQHRYKCATGYLPHVFEASSPGAGKFGHLRIRRRT, encoded by the exons ATGGTTGCAGAAGAATCAAGAAAGCATCCTTTGGTGTTTGCTTACTATGTCACTGGCCATGGCTTTGGCCATGCCACCCGGGTTGTTGAG GTTGCTCGACATCTCATTCTTGCTGGGCATGATGTTCATGTGGTTACCGGTGTACCAGAATATGTCTTTACATCTGAGATAGAGTCTCCTCGACTATTTCTTCGCAAG GTGCTCTTAGACTGTGGAGCAGTTCAAGCAGATGCGTTGACAGTTGATCGCCTTGCTTCTCTAGAGAAG TATTCGGAGACAGCCGTTGCACCTCgtgatgatattttgatgaCGGAAGTGGAGTGGCTAAAGTCCATCAAGGCCGACTTAGTG GTATCAGATGTTGTTCCAGTTGCTTGTCGAGCTGCAGCTGATGCTGGAATTCGGTCTGTTTGTGCTACCAATTTTAG TTGGGATTTCATATATGCTGAATACGTGATGGCTGCTGGCTATCATCACAGATCTATAGTTTGGCAG ATTGCAGAAGATTATTCACATTGTGAATTCCTTATTCGCCTCCCAGGATACTGCCCGA TGCCTGCATTCCATGATGCAATAGACGTTCCTTTGGTCGTGAGGAGATTACACAAGTCACGAGAGGAG GTGCGGAAAGAACTTGGAATCATGGAAGATGTGAAGGTTGTTATTCTCAACTTTGGTGGACAG CCAGCTGGCTGGACTTTAAAGGAGGAGTACGTGCCTCATGGATGGCTTTGTCTG GTTTGCGGTGCTTCTGATACTGAGGTTCTTCCACCAAATTTCATAAAGTTAGCAAAAGATACATACACCCCTGATGTGATTGCTGCATCTGATTGCATGCTTG GAAAAATTGGATATGGGACAGTTAGTGAGTCTCTGGCATTCAAGATACCATTTGTCTTCGTACGTAGGGACTACTTCAACGAGGAGCCATTCTTGAGAAATATGCTTGAG TTCTATCAAGCTGGAGTCGAGATGATTAGAAGGGATTTACTTACTGGACACTGGAGTCCATACCTGGAGCGTGCGATTAGTTTGAAACCTTGCTATGAGGGAGGAGTCAACGGTGGTGAG GTTGCAGCTAATATTTTGCAAGATACAGCTTCAGGGAAAAATTATACATCCAACAAG CTTAGTGGGGCTAGGAGATTACAGGATGCTATTGTTCTTGGGTATCAACTCCAGAGAGTTCCTGGAAGAGATCTGAGCATTCCAGACTGGTATGCAAATGCTGAAAATGAACTTGGCCTTCGTACAGGTTCTCCAACCGCTGAAATTGATGAAGATAATTTTATCATGCCTTC ATGCCTCGAGGACTTTGAGATTCTTCATGGAGATTTTTTGGGTCTCTCTGATACTGTGAGTTTCTTGAAGAGCTTATCAGAACTTGATGTTGTCCATGATTCTGGAAAAGGTACCGAGAAACGCCAGATTAGGGACCGGAAAGCTGCTGCTGGTCTCTTTCATTGGGAG GAAGACATTTTCGTGGCAAGAGCACCAGGAAGACTAGATGTTATGGGTGGAATTGCAGACTACTCTGGAAGCCTTGTATTGCAG ATGCCAATCAGAGAAGCTTGTCATGTTGCCGTGCAAAAGATCCATCCAGCAAAACAGAGACTATGGAAGCATGCACAAGCCCGGCAGGATGCTAAAGGACAAGGACCGACTCCTGTTCTACAAATT GTATCTTATGGATCTGAATTAAGCAACCGTGGACCAACCTTTGATATGGATTTGTCGGATTTCACGGATGGGGAGCAGCCGATGTCGTATGAGAGGGCCAGAAGTTACTTTTCTCGAGATCCATCCCAAAG ATGGGCTGCTTATATTGCCGGAACCATCCTTGTGTTGATGAAAGAATTTGGATTACATTTCGAGAATAGCATTAGCATGCTG GTATCTTCTGCTGTGCCGGAAGGTAAAGGCGTCTCTTCTTCTGCAGCTGTGGAGGTTGCTACTATGTCTGCAGTTGCTGCTGCTCATG GATTAAATATCAACCCTAGAGATCTTGCTTTGCTCTGCCAAAAG GTGGAGAATCACGTGGTCGGAGCTCCGTGTGGTGTGATGGATCAGATGACTTCTGCATGTGGTGAAGCTAACAAACTACTTGCTATGGTTTGCCAG CCTGCAGAGGTATTGGGTCTGGTGGACATTCCAAGTCATGTAAGATTTTGGGGAATCGATTCAGGAATCAGGCACAG CGTTGGTGGTGCTGATTATGGATCTGTGAGGATAGGAGCCTTTATGGGCCGAAAAATCATAAAGTCGGTTGCGTCAGAAGTGTTATCTCAGTCTTTGACTGATGGAACAACCTCTGTTGATCTGGAAGAGGATGGGATCGAACTACTTGAAACCGAGGCATCTTTGGAATACTTGTGCAACCTATCGCCCCACAG ATACGAAGCTCTTTACATTAAGCAGCTTCCTGAAACCTTGCTCGGCGAGACTTTCTTGAAGAAATATAACGACCACAATGATTCAGTCACTGTAATAGATCAGAAGCGAGATTATGGACTCAGAGCAGCTACCAAACATCCTATATACGAAAATTTCCGAGTCAAG GCTTTCAAGGCTTTACTTACATCTGCAACTTCAGGCGATCAATTGACTGCTCTCGGAGAGTTGATGTACCAG TGTCACTACAGTTACAGTGCTTGTGGACTCGGTTCAAATGGGACCGACAGGCTCGTTCAGCTGGTTCAAGAAATGCAGCACAGCAAAAAATCAAGGGCTGTAGAAGGAACCTTGTATGGTGCAAAGATAACAGGGGGAGGATCTGGAGGGACGATTTGTGTTGTTGGCAAAAACTCTTTAAGAAGCGGTGAACAAATTCTTCAG ATTCAGCATAGATATAAATGTGCCACTGGTTATTTGCCTCATGTCTTTGAGGCTTCGTCTCCAGGTGCCGGCAAGTTTGGACACTTGAGAATTCGTCGTCGAACTTGA
- the LOC140961144 gene encoding L-arabinokinase-like isoform X2 has product MTEVEWLKSIKADLVVSDVVPVACRAAADAGIRSVCATNFSWDFIYAEYVMAAGYHHRSIVWQIAEDYSHCEFLIRLPGYCPMPAFHDAIDVPLVVRRLHKSREEVRKELGIMEDVKVVILNFGGQPAGWTLKEEYVPHGWLCLVCGASDTEVLPPNFIKLAKDTYTPDVIAASDCMLGKIGYGTVSESLAFKIPFVFVRRDYFNEEPFLRNMLEFYQAGVEMIRRDLLTGHWSPYLERAISLKPCYEGGVNGGEVAANILQDTASGKNYTSNKLSGARRLQDAIVLGYQLQRVPGRDLSIPDWYANAENELGLRTGSPTAEIDEDNFIMPSCLEDFEILHGDFLGLSDTVSFLKSLSELDVVHDSGKGTEKRQIRDRKAAAGLFHWEEDIFVARAPGRLDVMGGIADYSGSLVLQMPIREACHVAVQKIHPAKQRLWKHAQARQDAKGQGPTPVLQIVSYGSELSNRGPTFDMDLSDFTDGEQPMSYERARSYFSRDPSQRWAAYIAGTILVLMKEFGLHFENSISMLVSSAVPEGKGVSSSAAVEVATMSAVAAAHGLNINPRDLALLCQKVENHVVGAPCGVMDQMTSACGEANKLLAMVCQPAEVLGLVDIPSHVRFWGIDSGIRHSVGGADYGSVRIGAFMGRKIIKSVASEVLSQSLTDGTTSVDLEEDGIELLETEASLEYLCNLSPHRYEALYIKQLPETLLGETFLKKYNDHNDSVTVIDQKRDYGLRAATKHPIYENFRVKAFKALLTSATSGDQLTALGELMYQCHYSYSACGLGSNGTDRLVQLVQEMQHSKKSRAVEGTLYGAKITGGGSGGTICVVGKNSLRSGEQILQIQHRYKCATGYLPHVFEASSPGAGKFGHLRIRRRT; this is encoded by the exons atgaCGGAAGTGGAGTGGCTAAAGTCCATCAAGGCCGACTTAGTG GTATCAGATGTTGTTCCAGTTGCTTGTCGAGCTGCAGCTGATGCTGGAATTCGGTCTGTTTGTGCTACCAATTTTAG TTGGGATTTCATATATGCTGAATACGTGATGGCTGCTGGCTATCATCACAGATCTATAGTTTGGCAG ATTGCAGAAGATTATTCACATTGTGAATTCCTTATTCGCCTCCCAGGATACTGCCCGA TGCCTGCATTCCATGATGCAATAGACGTTCCTTTGGTCGTGAGGAGATTACACAAGTCACGAGAGGAG GTGCGGAAAGAACTTGGAATCATGGAAGATGTGAAGGTTGTTATTCTCAACTTTGGTGGACAG CCAGCTGGCTGGACTTTAAAGGAGGAGTACGTGCCTCATGGATGGCTTTGTCTG GTTTGCGGTGCTTCTGATACTGAGGTTCTTCCACCAAATTTCATAAAGTTAGCAAAAGATACATACACCCCTGATGTGATTGCTGCATCTGATTGCATGCTTG GAAAAATTGGATATGGGACAGTTAGTGAGTCTCTGGCATTCAAGATACCATTTGTCTTCGTACGTAGGGACTACTTCAACGAGGAGCCATTCTTGAGAAATATGCTTGAG TTCTATCAAGCTGGAGTCGAGATGATTAGAAGGGATTTACTTACTGGACACTGGAGTCCATACCTGGAGCGTGCGATTAGTTTGAAACCTTGCTATGAGGGAGGAGTCAACGGTGGTGAG GTTGCAGCTAATATTTTGCAAGATACAGCTTCAGGGAAAAATTATACATCCAACAAG CTTAGTGGGGCTAGGAGATTACAGGATGCTATTGTTCTTGGGTATCAACTCCAGAGAGTTCCTGGAAGAGATCTGAGCATTCCAGACTGGTATGCAAATGCTGAAAATGAACTTGGCCTTCGTACAGGTTCTCCAACCGCTGAAATTGATGAAGATAATTTTATCATGCCTTC ATGCCTCGAGGACTTTGAGATTCTTCATGGAGATTTTTTGGGTCTCTCTGATACTGTGAGTTTCTTGAAGAGCTTATCAGAACTTGATGTTGTCCATGATTCTGGAAAAGGTACCGAGAAACGCCAGATTAGGGACCGGAAAGCTGCTGCTGGTCTCTTTCATTGGGAG GAAGACATTTTCGTGGCAAGAGCACCAGGAAGACTAGATGTTATGGGTGGAATTGCAGACTACTCTGGAAGCCTTGTATTGCAG ATGCCAATCAGAGAAGCTTGTCATGTTGCCGTGCAAAAGATCCATCCAGCAAAACAGAGACTATGGAAGCATGCACAAGCCCGGCAGGATGCTAAAGGACAAGGACCGACTCCTGTTCTACAAATT GTATCTTATGGATCTGAATTAAGCAACCGTGGACCAACCTTTGATATGGATTTGTCGGATTTCACGGATGGGGAGCAGCCGATGTCGTATGAGAGGGCCAGAAGTTACTTTTCTCGAGATCCATCCCAAAG ATGGGCTGCTTATATTGCCGGAACCATCCTTGTGTTGATGAAAGAATTTGGATTACATTTCGAGAATAGCATTAGCATGCTG GTATCTTCTGCTGTGCCGGAAGGTAAAGGCGTCTCTTCTTCTGCAGCTGTGGAGGTTGCTACTATGTCTGCAGTTGCTGCTGCTCATG GATTAAATATCAACCCTAGAGATCTTGCTTTGCTCTGCCAAAAG GTGGAGAATCACGTGGTCGGAGCTCCGTGTGGTGTGATGGATCAGATGACTTCTGCATGTGGTGAAGCTAACAAACTACTTGCTATGGTTTGCCAG CCTGCAGAGGTATTGGGTCTGGTGGACATTCCAAGTCATGTAAGATTTTGGGGAATCGATTCAGGAATCAGGCACAG CGTTGGTGGTGCTGATTATGGATCTGTGAGGATAGGAGCCTTTATGGGCCGAAAAATCATAAAGTCGGTTGCGTCAGAAGTGTTATCTCAGTCTTTGACTGATGGAACAACCTCTGTTGATCTGGAAGAGGATGGGATCGAACTACTTGAAACCGAGGCATCTTTGGAATACTTGTGCAACCTATCGCCCCACAG ATACGAAGCTCTTTACATTAAGCAGCTTCCTGAAACCTTGCTCGGCGAGACTTTCTTGAAGAAATATAACGACCACAATGATTCAGTCACTGTAATAGATCAGAAGCGAGATTATGGACTCAGAGCAGCTACCAAACATCCTATATACGAAAATTTCCGAGTCAAG GCTTTCAAGGCTTTACTTACATCTGCAACTTCAGGCGATCAATTGACTGCTCTCGGAGAGTTGATGTACCAG TGTCACTACAGTTACAGTGCTTGTGGACTCGGTTCAAATGGGACCGACAGGCTCGTTCAGCTGGTTCAAGAAATGCAGCACAGCAAAAAATCAAGGGCTGTAGAAGGAACCTTGTATGGTGCAAAGATAACAGGGGGAGGATCTGGAGGGACGATTTGTGTTGTTGGCAAAAACTCTTTAAGAAGCGGTGAACAAATTCTTCAG ATTCAGCATAGATATAAATGTGCCACTGGTTATTTGCCTCATGTCTTTGAGGCTTCGTCTCCAGGTGCCGGCAAGTTTGGACACTTGAGAATTCGTCGTCGAACTTGA
- the LOC140961146 gene encoding U-box domain-containing protein 34-like isoform X1 has translation MWPPPVNHGERMPPMPRLFAVAIDRDKSSQIALKWAVDNLLVKGQTVILIHVKLKQSVHGLPAPPSFPAPWPNQISDASDEIGDDIQLRDLLVPFHVFCMRKDIQCFDVVLDDTDVARAIIEFVKQSTIDVLVLGAGKGSIFRFKAKDIPGNVLKGVPDFCTVYVIHKGKISSTRAASRPAPSVLNPLRNKLIQAHRKPNASEPPVPSNSDSRSSFSGHSRPGSGPPTHAKQNEANFIKSPFAHRKAPTGKAYELSPPEMDISFVSSARQSVDMFPSYYEAPEGGPTPPRLSGLSDIDNSGFNSWQIGRKSVDITTPPELFLDSTENDKAIAVQTMEEVEAEMRRLKQELKQTMDMYSTACKEALSAKEKAKELQRWKIEEQKRLEEVRLSEEAALALAKKEDKSKATFEHAEASRRIAELEAQKRINAEKKVIKESEDKSRVLSRLTQSDSMYRKYTIEEIEVATEYFAQSRKIGEGGYGPVYKCYLDHTPAAVKVLRPDATHGRSQFQQEVEILSCIRHPHMVLLLGACPEYGCLVYEYMSNGSLEDRLLRRGNTPPLSWQHRFRIAAEIGTGLLFLHQTKPEPLVHRDLKPANILLDRNYVSKISDVGLARLVPPSTADSVTQYRMTSTAGTFCYIDPEYQQTGMLGVKSDIYSLGIIFLQILTGKSPMGLTHHVERAIERGTFPEMLDPSVPDLPVEEALSLAKLALKCSELRRKDRPDLGNVVLPQLNKLRELAEDSMANSAPCSANPSPSHSQVSMSKEDLSYPPSTQSSMGS, from the exons ATGTGGCCTCCACCAGTTAATCATGGAGAAAGGATGCCTCCGATGCCGAGGTTATTTGCTGTGGCTATAGACAGGGATAAAAGCAGTCAAATTGCCCTCAAATGGGCTGTTGACAACCTTCTTGTTAAAGGACAGACTGTGATTTTGATTCATGTTAAGCTGAAACAATCTGTTCATGGATTGCCTGCACCACCTTCTTTTCCTGCCCCAT GGCCTAACCAGATTTCTGATGCCAGTGATGAAATTGGAGATGATATACAGTTAAGGGACCTGTTAGTTCCTTTCCACGTCTTTTGTATGCGCAAAGAT ATACAGTGCTTCGACGTTGTGCTAGATGACACCGATGTGGCTAGAGCAATCATCGAATTCGTGAAGCAATCAACGATTGATGTGTTGGTTCTCGGTGCTGGGAAAGGCAGCATCTTCAG ATTTAAAGCAAAAGACATTCCGGGAAATGTACTGAAAGGGGTACCAGATTTTTGTACCGTATATGTCATTCACAAGGGGAAGATTTCATCCACACGAGCTGCTTCCCGTCCTGCTCCGTCCGTCCTCAACCCATTACGGAACAAACTAATTCAAGCCCATAGAAAACCAAATGCATCAGAGCCACCAGTGCCATCCAACAGTGATTCACGga GTTCCTTTTCAGGACACTCTAGGCCAGGATCTGGACCTCCAACACATGCCAAGCAAAACGAGGCAAACTTTATCAA GTCACCATTCGCTCATCGAAAGGCCCCCACTGGAAAAGCATATGAACTATCTCCACCAGAAATGGACATATCCTTTGTAAGTTCTGCAAGGCAGAGTGTTGATATGTTCCCTTCATATTATGAGGCCCCGGAAGGTGGTCCTACTCCTCCTCGGCTTTCAGGATTATCGGACATAGATAACTCAGGGTTCAATTCATGGCAAATTGGACGAAAGTCGGTGGACATAACAACCCCACCAGAATTATTCCTTGACTCAACTGAAAATGATAAAGCAATTGCAGTACAAACAATG GAGGAAGTTGAAGCTGAAATGAGAAGGTTAAAGCAGGAACTCAAGCAAACGATGGATATGTACAGCACAGCATGCAAGGAAGCACTCTCAGCGAAAGAGAAG GCAAAGGAGCTTCAGCGTTGGAAAATCGAGGAGCAGAAGAGATTAGAAGAGGTGCGATTATCAGAAGAGGCTGCATTGGCTCTTGCAAAAAAAGAGGACAAGTCTAAGGCAACCTTTGAGCATGCTGAAGCATCTCGAAGGATAGCTGAGCTGGAAGCTCAAAAGAGGATCAATGCAGAAAAGAAGGTCATAAAAGAATCAGAAGATAAGTCTCGGGTACTTAGCCGTCTGACTCAGTCAGATTCCATGTACAGAAAATACACGATCGAAGAGATTGAAGTTGCTACAGAATATTTCGCACAATCTAGAAAGATCGGAGAAGGAGGGTATGGACCAGTATACAAGTGTTATTTAGACCACACGCCTGCTGCAGTGAAGGTTCTTCGACCCGATGCTACTCATGGAAGATCACAATTTCAACAAGAG GTTGAAATTTTAAGCTGCATAAGACACCCCCACATGGTCCTACTTCTAGGAGCCTGTCCAGAATATGGTTGCTTAGTTTATGAGTACATGTCCAATGGAAGCTTAGAAGATCGTTTGTTGAGGCGTGGTAACACTCCTCCGCTATCTTGGCAGCATAGGTTTCGAATAGCTGCGGAAATTGGCACCGGCTTGCTCTTCCTCCATCAGACGAAACCAGAGCCACTGGTACATCGTGATCTCAAACCTGCCAATATTCTTCTTGACCGCAATTATGTCAGCAAAATCAGTGATGTTGGCTTGGCTAGACTTGTCCCTCCATCCACAGCTGACAGTGTTACTCAATATCGAATGACATCTACAGCTGGAACTTTCTGCTATATAGATCCAGAGTATCAGCAAACTGGTATGCTTGGCGTAAAATCTGACATATATTCCCTTGGAATCATATTCTTGCAAATTCTTACCGGCAAATCACCGATGGGTCTTACTCATCATGTTGAAAGAGCTATCGAGAGAGGTACCTTTCCTGAGATGCTGGATCCATCTGTGCCCGACTTGCCAGTTGAAGAAGCTTTGAGCTTAGCTAAATTGGCGCTTAAGTGCTCGGAACTTAGAAGAAAAGACAGGCCAGATCTTGGTAATGTCGTTCTTCCTCAATTGAACAAACTGCGAGAACTAGCGGAAGATTCCATGGCCAACTCAGCGCCATGCAGTGCAAATCCTTCACCCAGTCACAGTCAGGTTTCCATGTCTAAA GAAGACTTAAGTTATCCACCATCTACACAATCAAGCATGGGGAGCTGA
- the LOC140961146 gene encoding U-box domain-containing protein 34-like isoform X2: MWPPPVNHGERMPPMPRLFAVAIDRDKSSQIALKWAVDNLLVKGQTVILIHVKLKQSVHGLPAPPSFPAPWPNQISDASDEIGDDIQLRDLLVPFHVFCMRKDIQCFDVVLDDTDVARAIIEFVKQSTIDVLVLGAGKGSIFRFKAKDIPGNVLKGVPDFCTVYVIHKGKISSTRAASRPAPSVLNPLRNKLIQAHRKPNASEPPVPSNSDSRRHSRPGSGPPTHAKQNEANFIKSPFAHRKAPTGKAYELSPPEMDISFVSSARQSVDMFPSYYEAPEGGPTPPRLSGLSDIDNSGFNSWQIGRKSVDITTPPELFLDSTENDKAIAVQTMEEVEAEMRRLKQELKQTMDMYSTACKEALSAKEKAKELQRWKIEEQKRLEEVRLSEEAALALAKKEDKSKATFEHAEASRRIAELEAQKRINAEKKVIKESEDKSRVLSRLTQSDSMYRKYTIEEIEVATEYFAQSRKIGEGGYGPVYKCYLDHTPAAVKVLRPDATHGRSQFQQEVEILSCIRHPHMVLLLGACPEYGCLVYEYMSNGSLEDRLLRRGNTPPLSWQHRFRIAAEIGTGLLFLHQTKPEPLVHRDLKPANILLDRNYVSKISDVGLARLVPPSTADSVTQYRMTSTAGTFCYIDPEYQQTGMLGVKSDIYSLGIIFLQILTGKSPMGLTHHVERAIERGTFPEMLDPSVPDLPVEEALSLAKLALKCSELRRKDRPDLGNVVLPQLNKLRELAEDSMANSAPCSANPSPSHSQVSMSKEDLSYPPSTQSSMGS, translated from the exons ATGTGGCCTCCACCAGTTAATCATGGAGAAAGGATGCCTCCGATGCCGAGGTTATTTGCTGTGGCTATAGACAGGGATAAAAGCAGTCAAATTGCCCTCAAATGGGCTGTTGACAACCTTCTTGTTAAAGGACAGACTGTGATTTTGATTCATGTTAAGCTGAAACAATCTGTTCATGGATTGCCTGCACCACCTTCTTTTCCTGCCCCAT GGCCTAACCAGATTTCTGATGCCAGTGATGAAATTGGAGATGATATACAGTTAAGGGACCTGTTAGTTCCTTTCCACGTCTTTTGTATGCGCAAAGAT ATACAGTGCTTCGACGTTGTGCTAGATGACACCGATGTGGCTAGAGCAATCATCGAATTCGTGAAGCAATCAACGATTGATGTGTTGGTTCTCGGTGCTGGGAAAGGCAGCATCTTCAG ATTTAAAGCAAAAGACATTCCGGGAAATGTACTGAAAGGGGTACCAGATTTTTGTACCGTATATGTCATTCACAAGGGGAAGATTTCATCCACACGAGCTGCTTCCCGTCCTGCTCCGTCCGTCCTCAACCCATTACGGAACAAACTAATTCAAGCCCATAGAAAACCAAATGCATCAGAGCCACCAGTGCCATCCAACAGTGATTCACGga GACACTCTAGGCCAGGATCTGGACCTCCAACACATGCCAAGCAAAACGAGGCAAACTTTATCAA GTCACCATTCGCTCATCGAAAGGCCCCCACTGGAAAAGCATATGAACTATCTCCACCAGAAATGGACATATCCTTTGTAAGTTCTGCAAGGCAGAGTGTTGATATGTTCCCTTCATATTATGAGGCCCCGGAAGGTGGTCCTACTCCTCCTCGGCTTTCAGGATTATCGGACATAGATAACTCAGGGTTCAATTCATGGCAAATTGGACGAAAGTCGGTGGACATAACAACCCCACCAGAATTATTCCTTGACTCAACTGAAAATGATAAAGCAATTGCAGTACAAACAATG GAGGAAGTTGAAGCTGAAATGAGAAGGTTAAAGCAGGAACTCAAGCAAACGATGGATATGTACAGCACAGCATGCAAGGAAGCACTCTCAGCGAAAGAGAAG GCAAAGGAGCTTCAGCGTTGGAAAATCGAGGAGCAGAAGAGATTAGAAGAGGTGCGATTATCAGAAGAGGCTGCATTGGCTCTTGCAAAAAAAGAGGACAAGTCTAAGGCAACCTTTGAGCATGCTGAAGCATCTCGAAGGATAGCTGAGCTGGAAGCTCAAAAGAGGATCAATGCAGAAAAGAAGGTCATAAAAGAATCAGAAGATAAGTCTCGGGTACTTAGCCGTCTGACTCAGTCAGATTCCATGTACAGAAAATACACGATCGAAGAGATTGAAGTTGCTACAGAATATTTCGCACAATCTAGAAAGATCGGAGAAGGAGGGTATGGACCAGTATACAAGTGTTATTTAGACCACACGCCTGCTGCAGTGAAGGTTCTTCGACCCGATGCTACTCATGGAAGATCACAATTTCAACAAGAG GTTGAAATTTTAAGCTGCATAAGACACCCCCACATGGTCCTACTTCTAGGAGCCTGTCCAGAATATGGTTGCTTAGTTTATGAGTACATGTCCAATGGAAGCTTAGAAGATCGTTTGTTGAGGCGTGGTAACACTCCTCCGCTATCTTGGCAGCATAGGTTTCGAATAGCTGCGGAAATTGGCACCGGCTTGCTCTTCCTCCATCAGACGAAACCAGAGCCACTGGTACATCGTGATCTCAAACCTGCCAATATTCTTCTTGACCGCAATTATGTCAGCAAAATCAGTGATGTTGGCTTGGCTAGACTTGTCCCTCCATCCACAGCTGACAGTGTTACTCAATATCGAATGACATCTACAGCTGGAACTTTCTGCTATATAGATCCAGAGTATCAGCAAACTGGTATGCTTGGCGTAAAATCTGACATATATTCCCTTGGAATCATATTCTTGCAAATTCTTACCGGCAAATCACCGATGGGTCTTACTCATCATGTTGAAAGAGCTATCGAGAGAGGTACCTTTCCTGAGATGCTGGATCCATCTGTGCCCGACTTGCCAGTTGAAGAAGCTTTGAGCTTAGCTAAATTGGCGCTTAAGTGCTCGGAACTTAGAAGAAAAGACAGGCCAGATCTTGGTAATGTCGTTCTTCCTCAATTGAACAAACTGCGAGAACTAGCGGAAGATTCCATGGCCAACTCAGCGCCATGCAGTGCAAATCCTTCACCCAGTCACAGTCAGGTTTCCATGTCTAAA GAAGACTTAAGTTATCCACCATCTACACAATCAAGCATGGGGAGCTGA